The Glycocaulis abyssi DNA segment CTTTGCTCCAGCATTGATCGCTACCAGGGTGCCGATCTGTCCGATATGGGCGTGCGTATCGCAATGCAGTCATTTCCGGCCCAGCCAGCTCAATCCCGTGCCTTCCCGAGCATTGGCGCAACACTTCCGCTTCGCGCCTTCGCCATTACGCGAAACGAAAATACGATCGCTGTCGGTATCGTCTGCTGGGACGACCAGTTTCTGGATGACGCCTGGATGCTCATCTGTCTGCAGGGCCTTTATCACGCAGTTTCAGCCCACACCAGCGATAATCCCTTCGCCCACCATTATGGCCCTGTCGGCTTCATCTTCCGCACAGCTGAATGGGACGAACTGCAAGCGCCACTGGGCGGTGAGCTGAATAACTACCTCAATCACCTCGTCTTCGCACTTGCTGAGAGGCCGAGTCGCGTGACGGAAGGACGAGTCTGACCAAATCCGCGACCGCTGGGTTAGCTGGACGTCTCGCCTTGTTGACATGTGCGCCGTCACTTGACACCGTACACTTACGGGATTAGGAACTGCCATGAAGATCAGAAACGTGATCCACAAGGGATTGCGACGGTTCATTGAGGATGATGATGAAAGCGGGCTTCAGCCCGCTGTTGTCGCCAAGGTCCGGCGTATCGTCACTTTCCTTCAGGACATGGAGCGCGAGGATGAGCTGCGCGCCGTGCCAAGTTGGAAAGCCCATAAGCTGACAGGTGACCGGAAAGGGACGTGGAGCCTGTTCGTGACCAGGAACTGGCGGATGACGTTTCGGATCGACCGTGACGAGATTGAGATTATCGACCTCGATTATGAGGATTACCACTAGGAGGTAACCATGGCCGCGATTGGAGGCATCCGCTTGAAGAACCCGGCCCATCCGGGCGGTTTCATCAAGCATGAGATCATCGAGCCGCTGGGTCTGTCCGTCACGGCGGCGGCGGAAGTTCTGGGCGTGACGCGCGCGACACTTTCCACCTTGCTCAACGAGCGCGCGCACCTGTCACCGGAAATGGCGTTGCGTATCGAGAAGGCGTTCGGTGTGTCGATGGACACTCTCATGCGGATGCAGAACAGCTACGACATCGCGCAGACCCGAAAGCGCGAAGGCGAAATCCATGTCGCGCCTTTTAAGGCTAGCGCTGACGGGGCACCGGCGTCAGTTTGATAAATGTTCGACGCTTTCCAGACTTGATTCTGCCGTATCTTCATTATCAGCGCCGTACTAGCTGCTCCCCTTCTCCTATTATCGGACCCTTAACCGGGTAGATATCCAGCAATCCCATGAACGGGACACATATCTCCGTAGGTGCCGCGCCGCTCATCCATGCCTCGCGCTGGCTCTCGCTCAGGATCGCTGGCATGCGGTCGTGAACCGGCTCGACCTGCTCATTGGCCGGGCATGTCACGATGGTGAAGCTCATCACCGGCTCGCCATCCTTCATGGCACTTGCCCATA contains these protein-coding regions:
- a CDS encoding type II toxin-antitoxin system RelE/ParE family toxin yields the protein MKIRNVIHKGLRRFIEDDDESGLQPAVVAKVRRIVTFLQDMEREDELRAVPSWKAHKLTGDRKGTWSLFVTRNWRMTFRIDRDEIEIIDLDYEDYH
- a CDS encoding HigA family addiction module antitoxin gives rise to the protein MAAIGGIRLKNPAHPGGFIKHEIIEPLGLSVTAAAEVLGVTRATLSTLLNERAHLSPEMALRIEKAFGVSMDTLMRMQNSYDIAQTRKREGEIHVAPFKASADGAPASV